A region from the Drosophila bipectinata strain 14024-0381.07 chromosome 3R, DbipHiC1v2, whole genome shotgun sequence genome encodes:
- the ctrip gene encoding E3 ubiquitin-protein ligase TRIP12 isoform X5, with product MAESVKSQSLSALTEGQHGTDDGSTSAASLVNNTTTGAATSTNASHSSNRRRNHNNNNNNNNGNSSSNSSGRKGNKNKKRSTATPTTPAVSSSVNALNTYNRRSRSQGRQNASKESVVSKRSTAFRSPSSPAPSSHSATGDQSVSPGSRKRQHQHNTSAASSSNRSNQSAPGGDQLVELSSPLKKRRLQPTSSASSVVSAGAPEAVEEGSAAAPVVAPTAGVTDSTESQTPRQASGGDCVAQRTRSKTVSPEELPSTSSAAAAARLQQNNQLKASPSTSSLPVISSRHKRKASAGSKSLIEATPQRGAGAVRSGRASNLLSYYRKTRKVSHTRSSHKPEKQAAQAEEEEEEASGTATASSSESNLPGSVSGSSSKSSGLGKHKKGLRHLPQHQLDTESATTSEAGAEEQQSEHGNLEVEHQLPAVESALNLPESSANQDSQAEGPTEEQDERDDEEEEDDEDEEEEEEEEVSFFEIVNSADSSYEEDAQIVAEEDEITEEEDVDDEEDEDIEEDEDIEEEEDLSESEFAQQLIGELGAASDALAYSLMAQQPPSGPPHAGGQQIPPGANSTNLSIVAAALSAAREVGGGAGGSGGTATASAPGASAAAGGTNSAVGATSSNSSAGQPASNSGSNNVAPAGAASGGAGAGGGATAAGSTNSASQHGGGAGGATAADSESDDSEVGRLQALLEARGLPPHLFGALGPRMTHILHRTIGNSSSSKANQLLQGLQSHDESQQLQAAIEMCQMLVMGNEDTLAGFPIKQVVPALIQLLRMEHNFDIMNNACRALAYMLEALPRSSGTVVEAVPVFLEKLQVIQCMDVAEQSLTALEILSRRHNKAILQANGISACLTYLDFFSIVAQRAALAIAANCCLNMHPEEFHFVSESLPLLARLLSQQDKKCVESVCSAFCRLVESFQHDGQRLQQIASPDLLKNCQQLLLVTPAILNTGTFTAVVRMLSLMCGNCPDLAISLLRNDIAATLLYLLTGNAEPAAASANHVELVSRSPSELYELTCLIGELMPRLPLDGIFAVDALLDRPTLNTQDQVHWQWRDDRGTWHNYSTMDSRLIEAANQSSEDEVSLSTFGRTYTVDFHAMQQINEDSGTTRPVQRRINHNYVAPVSAGQDLSTSAGGSAAASGASTSAAAAAASSNNNNNNNNPPASSSGQQKRRPSLDARIACLKEERGLAADFIKHIFNVLYEVYSSSAGPNVRYKCLRALLRMVYYATPELLRQVLKYQLVSSHIAGMLGSNDLRIVVGALQMAEILMRQLPDVFGTHFRREGVIYQFTQLTDPNNPICANPSPKPLSTTATPTANAGGSQSAPASANSLQVNPFFMDSAPGSSSASTTPSSSKHQSYSVKSFSHAMNALTASAKGTPAGALDVSGTSTPAAAYNYSSSAPSSSTAGAPAFFVAQQGDPRQYVHFQQPAAPPPPPQLELLPTGGGGIQQQAQGPPQQVPPVVYQPQQQPAHLVVASTSSAAASASSSSSSSSSATALQHKMTDMLKRKAPPKRKSQSSGRAKSRQEDAAAAAAGSGAPPASASSAMHELLSRATSLGSGTGGRSTPSSGGGSGSSKSRFNAGNSTNAGSSKSSFLASLNPARWGRQTAHHHQSQQHHGMSKDSGSANASGSGAGLPYTVNQHGAGGSGGLNAAAVAASINKSISHANLLAAANRERARQWVREQAVDFVKRYTEQEARRSKSVSESGGSQSTSTAAAGTAPLSTAGSTNVLERLSSILFKLNGSYHDCLDALLELKTILLESDISPFEVNHSGLIKAMLNYMTSDSGLVERDARLRSFMHVFAGLPLEPLLQNVGQLPTIEPIAFGAFVAKLNGCVTQLEQFPVKVHDFPAGPGGRSNQSALRFFNTHQLKCNLQRHPQCSNLRQWKGGTVKIDPLAMVQAIERYLVVRGYGGIRADSDDDSEEDMDDNVAAVVMTQAGFKHKLQFTIGEHVLPYNMTVYQAVKQFSPLVSEQPETDNESETLLGNASIWVQQHTIYYRPVEEEAAAGAAGASSSSSCSSSGVQKQQSSSSSAASYANASTSCSSSSGVASGGGSSSKKAHKSSSKFMRKKTELWHEGIAPGVISALKPFLSSSLPSDVVTVQDASLDALCMLRVIHALNRHWEHLYGCVVRQNIIPQSEFVHPKITAKANRQLQDPLVIMTGNLPQWLPQIGMACPFLFPFETRHLLFYATSFDRDRALQRLLDTTPDLNAAESSERVAPRLDRRKRAISRAEILKQAEHILQDFGHSKALLEIQYENEVGTGLGPTLEFYALVSAELQRTDLGLWNGSDSYKQNSVTIVDVVKASSAVVHIEDALEATTMDQSPPLVSSTTTTTATTRSSSRSHVLRSGAGQQPPQPVEHSSSSTGANDNALNMIIAQQFSDIIAADAAAAAAAAATDNPSSTTNSTTASVVEQTTTTTQSGTMTTTTTMTSYVHAAHGLFPLPLGKSSKLPQMTKAKSKFKFLGKFMAKAVMDSRMLDLPFSLPFYRWLVNEEHSIGLADLMRVAPEVQNTLVRLQDVVRHREYILADPNIDAMEKTEKIEQLDLDGCPIADLGLDFVLPGHANIELCRGGRDTPVTVHNLHQYISLVTYWFLIEGVQKQFEALREGFDSVFPIQRLRMFYPEELECVFCGSASEQQQPRWDVKMLQDSCRTDHGFHQESQAIQFLYDILASYSRDEQRAFLQFVTGSPRLPTGGFKALTPPLTIVRKTLDGNQNPNDYLPSVMTCVNYLKLPDYSSREVMRQKLKVAANEGSMSFHLS from the exons ATGGCCGAATCCGTTAAAAGTCAATCGCTCTCTGCATTGACGGAGGGGCAGCACGGTACCGACGACGGTAGTACATCAGCGGCGTCCTTAGTTAATAATACTACCACAGGTGCAGCAACATCCACTAACGCAAGTCACTCGTCGAATCGTCGAcgcaaccacaacaacaataacaacaacaacaacggcaatagcagcagcaacagcagcggccGTAAAGGaaacaagaacaagaaacGCAGTACAGCCACCCCCACCACCCCGGCTGTCAGCTCCTCCGTCAACGCCTTGAATACCTACAACCGTCGTTCGCGCAGCCAAGGTCGCCAGAACGCCAGCAAGGAGTCCGTGGTGTCCAAGCGTTCGACCGCCTTTCGATCCCCCTCATCCCCGGCGCCCAGCTCGCACTCGGCCACCGGCGATCAGTCGGTGTCCCCCGGAAGTCGCAAGCGGCAGCATCAGCACAACACCAGCGCCGCTAGCAGCTCCAATCGCAGCAACCAAT cggctcccggtggtgaccagCTGGTGGAGCTCAGCTCGCCGCTGAAGAAGCGTCGCCTCCAGCCGACATCATCCGCCAGCAGCGTGGTATCGGCAGGAGCCCCCGAGGCAGTCGAGGAAGGAAGCGCCGCCGCACCGGTCGTAGCACCAACTGCCGGGGTCACAGATTCCACTGAATCGCAGACGCCGCGCCAGGCATCAGGGGGTGATTGCGTGGCCCAGCGCACCCGCTCCAAGACCGTTTCGCCCGAGGAGCTGCCGAGCACAAGCAGCGCAGCTGCCGCGGCCCGTCTCCAGCAAAACAACCAGCTGAAGGCCAGCCCCAGCACCAGCAGTCTTCCGGTCATAAGCAGCCGTCATAAGCGCAAGGCCAGCGCAGGATCGAAGTCCCTAATCGAGGCGACTCCCCAACGTGGGGCGGGAGCAGTTCGCTCCGGACGCGCCAGCAACTTGCTGAGCTACTACCGCAAGACCCGGAAAGTCAGCCACACACGCTCCTCCCACAAGCCGGAGAAACAGGCCGCccaggcggaggaggaggaggaggaggcgtcTGGCACAGCCACAGCCAGCTCTAGCGAGAGTAATCTGCCAGGATCCGTTTCGGGATCGAGCAGCAAGTCGAGTGGTCTCGGCAAGCACAAGAAGGGCCTGCGCCACTTGCCGCAGCATCAACTGGACACCGAAAGCGCCACCACATCTGAAGCTGGAGCTGAGGAACAGCAGTCGGAGCACGGGAATCTGGAAGTGGAGCATCAGTTGCCGGCCGTAGAGTCGGCGCTCAATCTTCCGGAGTCGTCAGCCAACCAGGACAGCCAGGCGGAGGGCCCAACCGAGGAGCAGGACGAGCGCGACGACGAGGAAGAGGAGGACGACGAAGACGAGgaagaagaggaggaggaagaggtGAGCTTCTTCGAGATTGTTAACTCGGCGGACTCGTCGTACGAGGAGGACGCCCAGATTGTTGCCGAGGAGGACGAGATcaccgaggaggaggacgtTGACGACGAAGAGGACGAGGACATCGAGGAGGACGAGGAtatcgaggaggaggaggatctCTCGGAGAGCGAATTCGCCCAGCAGCTAATCGGTGAACTTGGTG CAGCTTCGGATGCTTTAGCATATAGTTTGATGGCTCAACAACCGCCAAGTGGACCGCCGCATGCAGGTGGACAGCAAATACCGCCAG GTGCCAACTCAACGAACCTCAGCATCGTAGCGGCCGCACTGAGTGCCGCACGTGAAGTCGGCGGAGGAGCCGGAGGAAGTGGTGGTACAGCGACGGCGTCGGCGCCTGGAGCATCGGCGGCAGCCGGAGGAACCAACAGCGCGGTGGGCGCAacgagcagcaacagcagtgccggccagccagccagcaacagcggcagcaacaaTGTAGCCCCAGCGGGTGCTGCTTCTGgcggagcaggagcaggcgGAGGAGCTACCGCCGCCGGCTCGACAAACAGTGCCAGCCAACATGGCGGAGGAGCAGGAGGTGCGACGGCCGCCGACTCGGAAAGCGATGACAGCGAGGTGGGCCGTCTCCAGGCTCTGCTGGAGGCCCGCGGTCTGCCACCACATCTGTTCGGGGCCCTCGGACCCAGGATGACGCACATCCTCCATCGCACTATTGGAAACAGCAGCAGCTCGAAGGCGAACCAACTACTGCAGGGTCTGCAGTCCCACGACGAGTCCCAACAGCTGCAGGCTGCCATCGAGATGTGCCAGATGCTGGTGATGGGCAACGAGGACACCCTCGCCGGCTTCCCCATCAAACAGGTGGTGCCGGCCCTCATCCAGTTGCTCCGCATGGAGCACAACTTTGACATTATGAACAACGCCTGTCGGGCTCTGGCCTACATGCTGGAAGCCCTGCCCCGCTCCTCGGGGACCGTAGTGGAGGCAGTGCCAGTGTTCTTGGAGAAGCTGCAGGTCATCCAGTGCATGGACGTGGCCGAACAGAGTCTGACTGCGCTGGAGATTCTCTCGCGTCGCCACAACAAGGCCATTCTGCAGGCGAATGGCATCTCGGCCTGCCTCACCTACCTGGACTTCTTTTCGATTGTGGCCCAGCGTGCGGCCCTGGCCATCGCCGCCAACTGCTGCCTCAACATGCACCCGGAGGAGTTCCACTTTGTGTCGGAGAGCCTGCCGCTGCTGGCTCGTCTCCTGTCGCAGCAGGACAAGAAGTGCGTGGAGAGCGTGTGCTCCGCCTTCTGCCGCCTGGTGGAGAGCTTCCAGCACGATGGCCAGCGTCTCCAGCAAATCGCCAGTCCGGACCTCCTCAAAAACTGCCAGCAACTGCTCCTGGTCACTCCGGCCATACTGAACACGGGCACCTTCACTGCCGTGGTTCGAATGCTGAGCCTGATGTGTGGCAACTGCCCAGACCTGGCCATCTCGCTGCTCAGGAACGACATTGCAGCTACGCTGCTATACCTGCTCACAGGAAACGCTGAGCCGGCAGCTGCCAGTGCCAACCACGTGGAGCTGGTTTCGCGCTCGCCCTCGGAACTCTATGAACTGACTTGCCTCATCGGCGAGCTGATGCCCCGTCTGCCCCTGGACGGGATCTTTGCGGTGGACGCCCTGTTGGACAGACCAACCCTCAACACCCAGGACCAGGTGCACTGGCAGTGGCGCGATGACCGCGGCACCTGGCACAACTACTCGACGATGGATTCCCGCCTGATCGAGGCCGCCAACCAGAGCAGCGAGGACGAGGTCAGCCTGAGCACTTTTGGACGCACATACACCGTCGATTTCCACGCCATGCAGCAGATCAACGAGGACTCGGGCACCACACGCCCTGTCCAGCGTCGCATCAACCACAACTATGTGGCTCCTGTGTCGGCAGGCCAGGATCTATCCACATCTGCTGGAGGCTCAGCGGCAGCTAGCGGAGCATCCACATCGGCAGCTGCGGCGGCTGCCTCCTcgaacaataacaacaacaataacaatccACCAGCCAGCAGCAGTGGCCAACAGAAGCGTCGACCCTCATTGGACGCCAGGATTGCTTGTCTGAAG GAGGAACGTGGTCTCGCCGCCGATTTCATAAAACACATCTTCAACGTGCTATACGAAGTGTACAGCTCCTCGGCCGGACCCAATGTACGCTACAAGTGCCTGCGCGCCTTGCTCCGGATGGTCTACTACGCCACCCCGGAGCTGTTGCGCCAAGTGCTCAAGTACCAGCTGGTCTCCAGTCACATTGCCGGAATGCTCGGCAGCAATGACTTGCGTATTGTGGTCGGAGCTCTCCAGATGGCCGAGATTCTGATGCGCCAGCTGCCCGACGTGTTCGGAACCCATTTCCGTCGCGAGGGCGTCATCTACCAGTTCACCCAGCTGACGGATCCCAACAATCCCATCTGCGCCAACCCATCTCCCAAGCCGTTAAGCACCACGGCCACGCCCACAGCCAATGCCGGCGGCTCCCAGAGTGCTCCAGCTTCGGCCAACAGTCTGCAGGTGAATCCATTCTTCATGGACAGCGCCCCAGGATCATCGAGTGCTTCCACGacgcccagcagcagcaagcaCCAGTCGTACAGCGTGAAGAGCTTCTCGCATGCCATGAATGCCCTGACGGCCAGTGCCAAGGGAACTCCGGCTGGAGCCCTGGATGTGTCTGGAACATCTACTCCTGCCGCTGCCTACAACTACAGCAGCTCGGCGCCATCTTCGTCGACGGCGGGAGCTCCTGCCTTCTTCGTGGCCCAGCAGGGAGATCCGCGCCAGTACGTCCACTTCCAGCAGCCAGCGGCTCCACCACCGCCACCTCAACTGGAGCTGCTTCCCACTGGAGGTGGAGGAATTCAGCAGCAGGCCCAGGGTCCGCCCCAGCAGGTGCCCCCGGTCGTTTACCAGCCACAACAGCAGCCGGCTCACTTGGTGGTGGCCTCAACCAGCAGCGCCGCCGCTTCGGCCTCCTCGTCGTCCTCTTCGTCGTCGTCGGCCACGGCTCTTCAGCACAAGATGACGGACATGCTGAAGCGAAAGGCACCGCCCAAGCGCAAATCTCAAAGCAGTGGACGAGCCAAGTCGCGGCAGGAGGATgcggccgcagcagcagctggcTCTGGAGCGCCACCCGCCTCGGCTAGTTCGGCAATGCACGAGCTACTGAGCCGAGCCACAA GTCTTGGAAGCGGCACTGGAGGAAGAAGCACGCCCAGCTCGGGCGGTGGCTCTGGAAGCTCCAAGTCTCGTTTCAACGCCGGAAACTCGACCAACGCGGGATCCAGCAAATCTTCATTTCTGGCTTCGCTTAATCCGGCTCGCTGGGGACGCCAAACGGCTCATCATCACCAGTCGCAGCAGCACCACGGCATGTCAAAGGACTCGGGAAGCGCTAATGCCAGTGGCTCGGGAGCCGGCTTGCCCTACACTGTGAACCAGCACGGCGCCGGAGGAAGCGGAGGACTGAATGCCGCCGCCGTGGCAGCCAGCATCAACAAGAGCATCTCGCACGCCAATCTCCTGGCGGCTGCCAATCGTGAGCGTGCCCGCCAGTGGGTGCGCGAGCAGGCTGTGGACTTTGTGAAGCGCTACACGGAGCAGGAGGCACGCAGGAGTAAGTCTGTGTCTGAGAGCGGGGGAAGCCAGAGCACAAGCACCGCCGCTGCCGGCACCGCACCTCTGTCCACTGCTGGAAGCACCAATGTGCTGGAGCGCCTGTCGAGTATTCTGTTCAAGCTGAACGGCAGCTATCACGACTGCCTGGACGCCCTCCTTGAACTTAAGACTATTCTGCTCGAGAGCGACATCTCCCCGTTCGAAGTCAACCACTCCGGCCTGATCAAGGCCATGCTCAACTATATGACCAGTGACTCGGGTCTGGTGGAGCGGGACGCCCGCCTGCGTAGCTTTATGCACGTCTTCGCCGGCCTTCCGCTGGAACCCTTGCTCCAGAACGTGGGTCAGCTGCCCACCATCGAGCCGATTGCTTTCGGGGCGTTTGTGGCCAAGCTTAATGGCTGCGTCACCCAGTTGGAGCAGTTCCCCGTAAAGGTGCACGACTTCCCGGCAGGACCCGGTGGTCGTTCCAACCAGAGTGCGCTCAGGTTCTTCAACACTCACCAGCTGAAG TGCAACCTTCAGCGTCATCCACAATGCAGCAATCTCCGCCAGTGGAAGGGCGGCACCGTCAAAATCGACCCCCTGGCCATGGTGCAGGCCATCGAGCGCTACCTCGTGGTACGCGGCTATGGAGGTATCCGTGCCGACTCTGACGACGACAGTGAAGAGGATATGGACGATAACGTCGCCGCCGTGGTCATGACCCAGGCTGGCTTCAAGCACAAGCTGCAATTCACGATCGGGGAGCATGTCCTACCCTACAACATGACAGTCTACCAGGCGGTGAAGCAGTTCTCGCCGCTGGTCAGTGAACAGCCGGAGACGGACAACGAGTCGGAGACCCTGTTGGGCAACGCCAGCATCTGGGTGCAGCAGCACACCATTTACTATCGACCCGTGGAGGAGGAGGCCGCTGCTGGAGCCGCCGGAGCCTCCAGCAGCAGCTCGTGCAGCAGCAGTGGCGTGCAAAAGCAGCAGAGCAGCTCTAGCTCGGCGGCAAGCTACGCAAATGCCTCGACCTCGTGCTCTTCCTCCTCGGGAGTGGCCAGTGGCGGAGGATCGTCCTCGAAGAAGGCGCACAAGTCGAGCAGCAAGTTCATGCGCAAGAAGACGGAACTCTGGCACGAGGGCATCGCCCCGGGTGTGATTTCGGCCCTGAAGCCGTTCCTTAGCAGCTCGTTGCCGAGCGATGTGGTGACCGTGCAGGATGCCTCCCTCGACGCCCTGTGCATGCTGCGTGTGATCCACGCCCTTAACCGCCATTGGGAGCATCTGTACGGATGCGTGGTGCGCCAGAACATCATTCCACAATCGGAGTTCGTCCATCCCAAGATCACCGCCAAGGCCAACCGCCAACTGCAAGACCCACTGGTTATCATGACTGGCAACCTGCCGCAGTGGCTGCCCCAGATTGGAATGGCGTGTCCCTTCCTCTTCCCATTCGAGACCCGTCATTTGCTGTTCTACGCCACCAGCTTCGACAGGGACCGTGCCTTGCAACGCCTGCTAGACACTACTCCGGACTTGAACGCAGCGGAGTCGTCTGAGCGCGTGGCACCTCGACTGGATCGCCGCAAGCGGGCCATATCTCGGGCTGAGATCCTCAAGCAGGCGGAACACATCCTGCAAGACTTTGGCCATTCAAAGGCCCTATTGGAAATTCAATATGAGAATGAGGTCGGAACCGGTCTGGGACCTACTTTGGAGTTCTACGCATTGGTCTCTGCTGAGCTGCAGCGTACGGATCTAGGCTTGTGGAACGGAAGCGACAGTTACAAGCAGAACTCTGTAACCATCGTGGATGTAGTGAAGGCAAGCAGCGCCGTGGTGCACATCGAGGACGCCCTCGAGGCCACCACCATGGACCAGAGCCCGCCGCTCGTTAGCagtaccaccaccaccacggcAACCACCCGCTCAAGCAGCCGGTCTCACGTCCTGCGCAGCGGCGCCGGCCAACAGCCACCTCAGCCGGTGGAGCACAGCTCCTCCAGCACTGGCGCAAATGACAACGCTTTAAACATGATCATCGCACAGCAATTTAGTGATATCATCGCTGCggatgcagcagcagcagctgccgctgctgccacTGATAATCCAAGCAGTACCACCAACAGCACCACAGCTAGTGTTGTGGAGCAGACAACCACGACAACTCAATCGGGCACAATgaccaccaccacaaccatGACGAGCTATGTACACGCCGCCCACGGACTGTTCCCACTCCCGCTGGGAAAATCCTCAAAGCTACCCCAGATGACCAAGGCCAAGTCCAAGTTCAAGTTCTTGGGCAAGTTCATGGCCAAGGCTGTGATGGACAGCCGTATG TTGGACTTGCCATTCTCACTACCATTCTATCGCTGGCTAGTCAATGAGGAGCATTCCATTGGCTTGGCTGATCTGATGCGCGTGGCCCCGGAGGTACAAAACACACTTGTACGCCTGCAGGACGTTGTGCGCCATCGCGAGTACATCCTGGCTGATCCAAACATTGACGCCATGGAGAAGACCGAAAAG ATTGAACAGTTGGACTTGGACGGCTGTCCTATTGCCGATCTGGGCCTTGACTTTGTGCTACCTGGTCATGCCAACATTGAGTTGTGCCGTGGAGGCCGCGACACTCCGGTGACTGTGCACAACTTGCACCAATACATCTCACTGGTCACCTATTGGTTCCTAATCGAGGGTGTCCAGAAGCAGTTTGAAGCCCTGCGCGAGG GCTTCGATTCAGTTTTTCCGATCCAACGTCTGCGTATGTTCTATCCGGAGGAGCTGGAGTGTGTGTTCTGCGGCTCTGCCagtgagcagcagcagccgcggtGGGACGTGAAGATGCTGCAGGACAGCTGCCGCACGGACCACGGCTTCCACCAAGAGTCGCAGGCCATACAGTTCCTGTACGACATCCTTGCCTCGTATAGCCGCGATGAGCAGCGCGCATTCTTGCAGTTCGTGACTGGATCACCGCGCCTCCCGACTGGCGGCTTCAAGGCACTGACGCCTCCGCTGACAATCGTGCGGAAAACGCTGGACGGCAACCAGAACCCCAACGACTATCTACCATCTGTGATGACATGCGTCAACTATCTGAAGTTGCCCGACTACTCGAGTCGTGAGGTGATGCGGCAGAAACTAAAAGTGGCCGCCAACGAGGGCAGCATGTCCTTCCATCTCTCCTAA